A single genomic interval of Scatophagus argus isolate fScaArg1 chromosome 22, fScaArg1.pri, whole genome shotgun sequence harbors:
- the dcp1b gene encoding mRNA-decapping enzyme 1B, with amino-acid sequence MTATSAGSSSCVPAKGLDISLAALQRQDPYINNIVDVASQVALYTYNNRTNEWEKTQVEGTLFIYTRLASPRHGFTIMNRLSMENLTEPITKDLDLQLKHPFLLYRNARLVIHGIWFYDKEDCQRIAQRMKFLNQQEKAMAPCQGGWLSPGGGGNEAKSVDIIQMLTKARTEYDKGQSTSEPKEIGGSSVLCGNPNLIKPIPVKPNTQDSEGGEPKSLSLASLFGSQHQRHHSSKPDPVSPLAAPLAGTSPGKVTRPPVARTLTYEDAVKSSRSATSKEGNIAVAGCSDRGVGTGGRTAGEDGGNVFAGFLPNPAAAHQQQDQPQHCPAIQKLMQGQRAVGGLVGVLQTVSESPENRLCDNGVPLEHHHHHHLLHHPQQHHHHHHHHQQQHQQQLQPDPIQRLFQTQPLPPSSTSLTSAAPLCYSNPPHLSSQPVMVDSVSCSHVQGQQSQHLFFNLPKPQPEAQHNCQPASTVQGTGLLPSQVTNSQVLQPSQSQSSQMPGVVSPHELLQKLQLVQQEQSLASQDPPRPSPGLAPRFLGATQGQGSGSAPNLTTATAGQNAPLPFQAISPQRIPASVAANLLLSPSVFTHAKSSGGLTVAAQESCPVPSALSRPPQQEEIRILSRSQLQSTLLNLIQTDSSFLDTIYKAYVSRFANNSSSKF; translated from the exons ATGACAGCGACTTCTGCAGGTAGCAGCAGCTGCGTCCCCGCTAAAGGACTGGACATAAGTCTGGCAGCTCTGCAGCGACAGGATCCGTACATCAATAATATTGTGGATGTGGCTAGCCAAGTCGCTCTGTATACTTACAACAACAGGACAAATGAGTGG gAGAAGACCCAGGTGGAAGGCACCCTTTTTATCTACACAAG ACTGGCATCTCCCAGGCATGGTTTCACCATAATGAACAGACTCAGTATGGAGAACTTGACAGAGCCAATCACCAAAGACCTGGACCTGCAGCTCAAGCACCCCTTTCTGCTTTACCGCAATGCACGAC TGGTTATCCATGGGATTTGGTTCTACGATAAGGAGGACTGTCAACGCATTGCCCAGAGGATGAAGTT TCTGAACCAGCAGGAAAAGGCCATGGCTCCGTGTCAAGGTGGATGGTTGTCCCCGGGAGGAGGCGGAAATGAAGCGAAGTCAGTAGACATCATCCAGATGTTGACCAAAGCGCGCACAGAATATGACAAG GGGCAATCCACATCCGAGCCAAAGGAGATTGGTGGCAGCAGTGTTCTTTGTGGGAATCCAAACCTGATCAAACCGATACCTGTTAAACCCAACACTCAG GACAGTGAAGGTGGTGAAcccaagtctctctctctggcctctCTTTTTGGCTCTCAGCACCAGCGCCACCACTCGTCAAAACCTGACCCAGTCTCTCCCTTGGCAGCCCCTTTGGCAGGGACATCACCGGGGAAAGTCACCCGCCCACCCGTAGCCCGCACGCTGACTTATGAGGATGCGGTGAAGTCTAGCAGAAGTGCGACCTCCAAAGAGGGGAATATCGCCGTGGCTGGGTGTTCAGACAGAGGAGTCGGGACTGGAGGACGAACAGCGGGAGAGGATGGTGGAAATGTTTTTGCGGGCTTTCTGCCGAATCCCGCTGCTGCCcatcagcagcaggaccagCCTCAGCACTGCCCAGCCATCCAGAAGCTCATGCAAGGACAGAGAGCAGTCGGGGGGCTTGTAGGGGTGCTTCAGACCGTGTCCGAGTCCCCTGAGAACAGGCTGTGTGACAACGGGGTGCCGCTGGagcatcaccaccatcaccatctgctccatcaccctcagcagcaccatcatcatcatcatcatcatcaacaacaacatcagcagcagcttcaacCAGACCCAATCCAGAGACTTTTCCAGACCCAGccacttcctccttcctccacctccctcaccTCTGCTGCTCCACTGTGTTACTCCAACCCCCCTCATCTCTCTTCGCAACCTGTTATGGTGGATTCTGTGTCATGTTCCCATGTTCAAGGGCAACAAAGCCAGCACCTGTTTTTCAACCTACCTAAACCTCAACCAGAGGCACAGCACAACTGCCAGCCAGCTTCAACTGTACAGGGAACAG GTTTGCTGCCTTCTCAGGTGACCAACAGCCAAGTCCTTCAACCTTCACAAA GTCAGTCTTCCCAGATGCCCGGTGTGGTGTCACCTCATGAGCTCCTGCAAAAGCTCCAACTGGTCCAGCAGGAGCAAAGCCTGGCTTCCCAGGATCCCCCTCGACCAAGTCCAGGACTAGCCCCTCGATTTCTGGGGGCCACTCAGGGTCAAGGTTCAGGCTCAGCCCCAAACCTGACCACAGCCACTGCAGGCCAGAATGCTCCGCTGCCATTTCAG GCCATATCCCCCCAGCGGATACCAGCCTCCGTGGCTGCCAACCTGCTCCTCTCTCCCAGTGTGTTCACTCACGCAAAGTCTAGTGGTGGGTTGACGGTGGCAGCCCAGGAGAGCTGCCCTGTCCCCTCAGCTCTGTCCAGACCACCACAACAGGAGGAGATCAGAATTCTGTCCAGAAGCCAGCTTCAGTCCACACTTCTGAATCTGATCCAG actgaCAGCTCATTCCTGGACACAATCTACAAGGCCTACGTCAGCCGCTTTGCTAACAACTCCAGCAGCAAGTTCTGA